A window of the Callospermophilus lateralis isolate mCalLat2 chromosome 7, mCalLat2.hap1, whole genome shotgun sequence genome harbors these coding sequences:
- the Kcnj10 gene encoding ATP-sensitive inward rectifier potassium channel 10 gives MTSVAKVYYSQTTQTESRPLVGPPIRRRRVLTKDGRSNVRMEHIADKRFLYLKDLWTTFIDMQWRYKLLLFSATFAGTWFLFGVVWYLVAVAHGDLLELGPPANHTPCVVQVHTLTGAFLFSLESQTTIGYGFRYISEECPLAIVLLIAQLVLTTILEIFITGTFLAKIARPKKRAETIRFSQHAVVASHNGKPCLMIRVANMRKSLLIGCQVTGKLLQTHQTKEGENIRLNQVNVTFQVDTASDSPFLILPLTFYHVVDETSPLKDLPLRSGEGDFELVLILSGTVESTSATCQVRTSYLPEEILWGYEFTPAISLSASGKYIADFSLFDQVVKVASPSGLRDSTVRYGDPEKLKLEESLREQAEKEGSALSVRISNV, from the coding sequence ATGACATCAGTTGCCAAGGTGTATTACAGCCAGACCACTCAGACAGAAAGCCGGCCCCTAGTGGGCCCACCGATACGACGGCGGAGAGTCCTCACGAAAGATGGCCGCAGCAATGTGAGAATGGAACACATTGCTGACAAGCGCTTCCTCTACCTCAAGGACTTATGGACAACCTTTATCGACATGCAGTGGCGCTATAAGCTCCTCCTCTTCTCTGCAACCTTTGCAGGCACCTGGTTCCTCTTTGGTGTTGTGTGGTATCTGGTAGCTGTGGCCCATGGGGACCTGCTGGAGCTGGGCCCCCCTGCCAACCACACTCCTTGTGTGGTACAGGTGCACACACTCACTGGAGCCTTCCTCTTCTCCCTTGAATCCCAGACCACTATTGGCTATGGCTTCCGCTACATCAGTGAGGAGTGCCCACTGGCCATCGTGCTTCTTATTGCCCAGCTGGTGCTCACCACCATCTTGGAAATCTTTATCACAGGTACTTTCCTGGCAAAGATTGCCCGGCCTAAGAAGCGTGCGGAGACCATCCGTTTCAGCCAGCATGCAGTTGTAGCCTCGCACAATGGGAAGCCCTGCCTTATGATCCGGGTTGCCAATATGCGTAAGAGCCTTCTCATTGGCTGCCAGGTGACAGGAAAACTGCTTCAGACTCATCAAACGAAGGAGGGTGAGAACATTCGGCTCAATCAAGTCAATGTTACTTTCCAAGTAGACACAGCCTCGGATAGTCCCTTCCTCATTCTGCCCCTTACCTTCTACCATGTGGTAGATGAGACCAGTCCCTTGAAAGATCTCCCCCTTCGCAGTGGTGAAGGTGACTTTGAGCTGGTACTGATCCTAAGTGGTACAGTGGAGTCCACAAGTGCCACCTGCCAGGTGCGCACTTCCTACCTGCCGGAGGAGATCCTTTGGGGCTATGAATTCACACCTGCCATCTCACTGTCGGCCAGTGGCAAATACATAGCTGACTTCAGCCTTTTTGACCAGGTTGTGAAAGTGGCCTCTCCTAGTGGCCTCCGTGACAGCACTGTACGCTATGGAGATCCTGAAAAGCTCAAGTTGGAGGAGTCATTAAGGGAGCAAGCTGAGAAGGAGGGCAGTGCCCTAAGTGTGCGCATCAGCAATGTCTGA